The nucleotide sequence aatatccATTTTcctcttgtattttttttttttcatgccgTACAGGCACGGGGAGAATGCTTTGGTAGGATAACTATTGAAGCCATGGCATTTCAGCTGCCGGTATTGGTAATGAACCTTCCTCCTTTTCATTTCGCGTAATATCTAATACTGATGCTGCCTATCTTATTGTCTTATttcattgtcttttttttttttttttttttttttcaaataaaatatttatcagGGAACAGCGGCAGGTGGCACCACAGAGATTGTAGTGAACGGAACGACAGGTTTGCTGCATCCTGTTGGGAAAGCAGGGATCGCTCCTCTCGCGAATAATATGGTAAAACTCGCCACTCACGTTGAGAGGAGGCTTACGATGGGGAAGAGAGGCTACGAAAGGGTCAAAGAAAGGTTCCTAGAACACCATATGGCAAATAGAATAGCTGCAGTACTGAAGGAAGTGTTGCGCAAATCAAACAGCCACTCAGATTCTTAACACATGCTCTCTTCTCCTCATCAAGTCGAGATTTCAGCGCTTAAGTAGGTCGATTTTCCTTCTATGGCGACATAATCGTCCCTCGGGTTtttcacttttctattttccaaTAGGGCTGTACATTATGTGCATATCAAGGCATGTTCGAGATTGTAGCTTGTTAAAAGGTTGACATTAATGACATGATCGATTTTGTTATAGCGTGGGATTGGAAATTTTGGCATCTGATTGACATGCTTGCAACTCTCTTGTGACTGCATTATGTGCATTTATGCTTGTTAACTTTTATCATCTTTTATACGGGCGGGTAGGATGGTTAACTTGCCGACACTCGTTTCATGAAACGGGGTATTTCATATATAAGCTCACGTATCTCTCGCATGATATAGCAAAAATGAAACGGGCATGGGCAAGATTTTTGCGGTTTTGCCagctttttatttgtaagttttTGAAAAGAACATCCTGAACAAAGCGTTGGGTTCGAGCTCGCTGAGCCATATTGGTTAGAGTGGATCTATTCCCTTGTGCAGCGGAGTTCGAACCTTCACGTTTAGAAAATCGCTTGGATTAAAAgtaaaagagtaaattgtagcaataatttcttaactttaattcaattggagcaacaatccctcaactaaaaatctattaacaTTGGTTCTTCAAcccatcaaaacgtgcagctatagctccctcaactaaaaatccattatcaatggtccctcaacttaatccaattggagaaatggtccctcaactttaatccaattggagaaattgtctctcaactttaactcaattattgcaatgatcattccaacataactcattttaataaaattttgacaaagttCACGAAAAAGACCACAGccacacgttttgatgagttgggGGACCAATGGtactaaatttttagttgagggaccattacttcaatttgattaaagttgatggaccattactacaatttactcaaagTAAAAGTACAGAATCACTGAcatgttcaaaagaaaaaaataattacaactAAGAACTTAGCTTAAGCTTTACATTACagcaaaaagttcaaaattttcattacaaCTCAGAACAAAGCTACTGAGCTAGTAAGAAGATCCGCAAGACTTCAAGGAGACTTGGGTTGTGGAGAATCACTTCCTGGCTTCGGCTTCTGCTTGAAGTTGTTGTGCTTTGTAAACCAAGTGGTGTACAGAAACTGCTTCTGAGCCCCTACATGGTTGCATATCAATCTGAGCTTCTGCCTCTCCCTCATCCACCTCAGCACTATCTTCATGTGCCTCTTGCTCGTCAACCCTCTCAACCCGACTTCCTGAAAGAAAAAACCACTCagacatttcatcaaacacttggTGCGCGAAAACGAAATCACTGAGATTACCTTGACTTGATCCCAGGTTTCGGAAATGGTGAGAGGGCCGTGCTCCTTGACGATGTCGAAGATGGCCCTGGTGATGGTCTGTGTCTGCTCAGGTGGGGTATTGAGCTCTATGGGTTTCATCGGAGGTTTTGGTTTCCGAGCGATGCACCTGATCGCTGTCCCAAACATGTTTCCGATTTCCCTTTGCTAAAGAGAGTGGGCTAACAAATATAACCCGTCacaattttttgacaaaaagagaACCAACTAgaataaaatagaaatataatAAACCCTAtatagccacttagtactacggtctagtagcaTTTCTCTAACTTATCTGGTCCAGTAGTATTCCTCCCACTTATCTTAGCTTCGATTTTCACCAAtggtgaatttgaatcatattatttctagtctattgtgaggttAAATCTCATCTCtcatttttagtttaaataatatcgtttgttcaaaaaatcaaaaaaaaaaaaaaaaaaaaagaaagaggtaTATAAACC is from Pyrus communis chromosome 10, drPyrComm1.1, whole genome shotgun sequence and encodes:
- the LOC137746454 gene encoding uncharacterized protein; this encodes MFGTAIRCIARKPKPPMKPIELNTPPEQTQTITRAIFDIVKEHGPLTISETWDQVKEVGLRGLTSKRHMKIVLRWMRERQKLRLICNHVGAQKQFLYTTWFTKHNNFKQKPKPGSDSPQPKSP